A single region of the Etheostoma cragini isolate CJK2018 chromosome 3, CSU_Ecrag_1.0, whole genome shotgun sequence genome encodes:
- the msantd4 gene encoding myb/SANT-like DNA-binding domain-containing protein 4 translates to MKRKQLRAELSLSSSSSSSVALKTEYDQSSPEHETASLGSGCDQLLNLSGLSKDCHCDWPELAALGEPSGPAMMAPLGVKMEDDVSEYRLDGDGDMEHREIDEDDIPSLLSDIVSRGEGHVGDVYSHNDLGMLSSSKAPTSTTNRDVPLAGGLMGIPAQALGGLNNHENMGAGFRVAVEKQRLELEKQRLAVETERLAVEKERLGVEKERLRQMEVEREQLQLERERLQVERERLRLLLLSQSERMDSSFDLPPQQGHPSFSTSSLSSTHVGQREREKESKGWMPMVDLETERLKLEKERLQLEKERLQFFKFEAGRLQIERERLQVEKERMQLHQGH, encoded by the exons ATGAAGAGAAAACAGCTTCGGgctgagctctctctctcctcctcctcatcctcatctgTGGCCCTGAAGACTGAGTATGATCAGTCTTCCCCCGAGCATGAGACGGCTTCTCTGGGATCTGGGTGTGACCAGCTGCTCAACCTCTCAGGCCTCTCAAAGGATTGTCACTGCGACTGGCCAGAGCTGGCGGCTCTCGGTGAGCCAAGCGGGCCGGCCATGATGGCCCCGCTGGGTGTGAAGATGGAGGATGATGTCAGTGAATACAGA CTGGATGGTGATGGTGATATGGAACACAGAGAAATAGATGAAGATGATATTCCTTCCCTCCTTAGTGACATTGTGTCACGTGGTGAGGGGCATGTTGGTGATGTTTACTCCCACAACGACTTGGGCATGCTCAGCTCCTCCAAGGCTCCGACGTCCACTACCAACCGAGACGTGCCACTGGCTGGTGGCCTGATGGGGATTCCAGCCCAAGCTCTGGGTGGACTTAATAATCATGAAAACATGGGAGCAGGGTTTCGTGTTGCTGTTGAGAAACAGAGATTGGAGCTGGAAAAACAGCGCCTGGCAGTGGAAACTGAACGTCTGGCAGTGGAGAAAGAGCGGCTGGGGGTGGAGAAGGAGCGACTTCGTCAAATGGAGGTAGAGAGGGAACAGCTgcagctagagagagagaggttacaggtggagagagagaggctgaggcTTCTGCtcctcagccaatcagagcgcaTGGACTCCTCATTTGACCTGCCGCCGCAACAAGGCCATCCTTCATTCTCCACATCTTCTTTATCCTCCACTCATGttggacagagggagagagagaaagagagtaaagGCTGGATGCCAATGGTGGATCTGGAGACCGAAAGGCTAAAACTAGAGAAGGAGAGACTGCAACTGGAAAAAGAGAGGCTGCAGTTTTTCAAATTTGAGGCAGGCAGACTGCAGATTGAGAGAGAACGCCTCCaagtggagaaagagagaatgcaGCTGCATCAAGGCCACTGA